From a region of the Microscilla marina ATCC 23134 genome:
- a CDS encoding S8 family serine peptidase, which yields MVNNKFYNQQWYLRLAKVPEAWQLLNGGNSTVNGLAGEIAFGSASINIAMLDAGIESTPDLVPVHPAFQGALTDNDDKVPHFIVLSGTGRFSFSNLIYGRHGVLTAGMAAAKAQVNNVAAYSGVGVVGVAPNCKVVSVSQRFTSDFTVFRDLAGLRQFFIKRDFAGRKKVNGLLGYPSIYDVVVSPRKSDDPHQNAYLADLVNQTADIFSMSIQAPVDESTNKVEAFATLVFDDLTFFGRKGRGCVLVVASGNNGQVLEVTAGQYRNEYATSNKPIVVGATRVSNHYNHLVAGSNPEESVATYSNFGERLDIVAPAGGVASGFDRRRSYTTTVWGAGQLSSESPLELTVVAGVSDTELELRNLHGVFPGQHVGLGNPATIQFDVCEIKAINATNNHITIAPLHNVTSPTALNGTKASLSPLHTQTTQAATGANQVRVRSIRGAYAGGQVRIGILGDAAATTNGNSYLISQVDVATKDISVTTMTGGVANLNYPVGTQVVFAPKTANVIGRAGVTVNSVARTIEVSRITLDHIEGLFVGGYVRVVSTTDIEFSRGNIREIIPGAVAGGRQTGTIVFELPLRVRYAAGAVVNNAAAVIEVAKVKTLGFGDINPGFLGTSAATPIVSGVTALMLSAKPTLNALEVKAMIKETADKINVGITGAGAWKDSKGALVSNFSDGASTTLQTAASRGALSIEIVSGVGFDAKHAISIGSSSNVIERVAGNVIFLQYPLWVAQPAGVAVREKRIPAHSDYYGAGRVNAQKAVQAALSYNHAWRKIKIRDSLTTGEPINSPDVWLRPVTDPVVTTQPLESGIPLHQQPRVNEEQLVYVRVINEGNRLPSLKGLTVRCLMAFTNDVNVNLPFPEKWIYQQDRATGENIILLDMKELELEIPANNAVNPANRTTWNEHIVTLNWNPTQQRLNNQGNLENNPAVFSKINPQNLHAYLLVHIAPFDGPDNEVSLTNIAQNKQLTYKPIVPFYAQFRDDTNLHLQKPHPIEVPLDGRTVSEAFKVQVFGVRQNQLTNTYLRFTLIKADGTPNEVVDFKDEGGIWGYAPNGVPAWFAAQAPVVTNVHMAEYRNVSFECGLLVNKQHSRVTVEVIQEPSAGNVIVATQEFQLGMPAHLPQGIQQSKTQVLHTFTDFSTLTAQTAAQAYGPIMGSPTTHFNTAALFGSTQAQKAYAVTGGIAFIQEVAGTQKVNLVLKPDEQPIHNGVVVKYFVYRGLRRNAFLASNGSLLPANQVSDNELLKRMWQVKNEWNQQEQERKQALSPPQTHTTQGLVREDIGLATEATNQLPASESIDKVFAEHTFQPIVEGWSIGEFDVSGDFGFEVMIDYPGHTHTLAEVRALTHVVQANTLTNSEIATDTLGEFDTLYAREKVLGYIDPAAYYGLFYQNKLKNHVGDAVVVIQSGDIKTLVIDKFFTKDSLYLDIRNELGSSLNLYTTYKGTGSNYPQIQLNGASMPYEYHGWPIVRVPIIGNAPTELGCQLPIGNNSHPILHLVSGAYQTSGNASSTTARLQFKLLASATGANTTQEFLLQAPKQGNHIFPFYFRITYSKRYSTPDAIDAVINQGAMNKIARYDAIFPFGQIPLYPVPNATVWNSSSYLKYLGLTSLSSEGQDFNLQLGAAQDTIGETVYGVVKLPSEVGGVDAYNTFTYPLGLEGGKNNQPTILHHLTSLNVLAAVTTETDVGLAGVQLLKLGVPTGNASLQATMANFYSVSYTTAEANALRAAAEVFVTGYPVYFMFQEGTYGTEVTNKFKLALQGIVKSTEGVYQTQVVAPDTDIWCYAFKENSKNFFTNAYATAYGQL from the coding sequence ATGGTTAACAATAAGTTTTATAACCAGCAATGGTATTTGCGTCTAGCCAAGGTACCAGAAGCCTGGCAGTTATTGAATGGGGGAAACAGTACTGTAAATGGTCTGGCTGGTGAGATTGCCTTTGGCAGTGCTTCTATCAACATTGCAATGCTGGATGCTGGCATCGAGTCTACCCCTGACTTAGTTCCAGTGCATCCAGCGTTTCAAGGAGCCCTCACTGATAATGACGATAAAGTTCCTCATTTTATAGTTCTTAGTGGTACAGGAAGGTTTAGCTTTAGTAATCTGATTTATGGACGCCATGGAGTGTTAACCGCAGGCATGGCAGCAGCCAAAGCCCAAGTGAATAATGTGGCCGCATACAGTGGAGTAGGTGTAGTTGGTGTAGCGCCCAATTGTAAAGTCGTATCGGTATCTCAAAGGTTTACATCTGATTTTACCGTGTTTAGAGACTTGGCAGGGCTAAGGCAGTTTTTTATTAAAAGAGATTTTGCTGGGAGGAAGAAAGTGAATGGGTTGTTAGGGTATCCGAGTATTTATGATGTGGTAGTTAGCCCAAGAAAAAGCGATGACCCCCATCAAAATGCCTACTTGGCGGATTTGGTCAATCAAACTGCTGATATATTTTCTATGAGCATTCAAGCACCAGTAGATGAAAGTACCAACAAAGTAGAGGCTTTTGCAACGCTGGTCTTTGATGACTTAACCTTCTTTGGTAGAAAAGGCAGAGGCTGTGTACTGGTGGTAGCATCAGGAAACAATGGCCAAGTACTGGAAGTGACAGCGGGGCAATACCGGAATGAATACGCTACCAGCAATAAGCCAATAGTGGTGGGGGCTACTCGAGTAAGCAATCATTACAACCATTTGGTAGCTGGCTCAAACCCTGAAGAAAGTGTGGCTACCTACAGTAATTTTGGTGAAAGGTTAGACATTGTGGCACCAGCAGGGGGGGTAGCGTCAGGCTTTGACAGGCGTCGTTCTTATACCACTACTGTTTGGGGGGCGGGGCAGTTATCAAGTGAGAGCCCTCTAGAGTTAACAGTGGTTGCTGGAGTTTCTGATACAGAGTTGGAGCTAAGAAACCTGCATGGAGTTTTTCCGGGGCAGCATGTGGGTTTGGGAAACCCTGCTACCATTCAGTTCGATGTTTGCGAAATCAAAGCAATCAATGCTACTAATAATCATATCACCATTGCCCCACTGCATAATGTTACCTCACCTACAGCCCTGAACGGTACTAAAGCTTCCTTATCTCCTTTACATACTCAAACTACCCAGGCAGCTACAGGGGCTAATCAAGTGAGGGTAAGGAGCATAAGAGGAGCATACGCAGGAGGGCAAGTGAGAATAGGTATCTTAGGAGACGCCGCTGCCACTACCAATGGAAATAGTTATTTGATAAGCCAGGTCGATGTTGCTACTAAAGACATCAGCGTAACTACTATGACAGGAGGGGTGGCTAACTTAAATTACCCTGTGGGTACACAAGTAGTATTTGCTCCAAAAACCGCCAATGTGATAGGGCGTGCAGGGGTTACAGTAAACAGTGTAGCCCGTACTATAGAGGTAAGTCGTATAACCTTAGATCATATAGAGGGGCTATTTGTGGGGGGTTATGTAAGAGTAGTGAGCACAACCGATATTGAATTTAGCAGGGGGAATATTAGAGAAATAATACCTGGGGCAGTTGCAGGAGGACGGCAAACTGGTACCATCGTTTTTGAATTACCTTTAAGGGTAAGGTATGCCGCAGGCGCTGTAGTCAACAATGCCGCAGCAGTCATTGAGGTTGCCAAAGTAAAGACATTAGGGTTTGGGGACATCAATCCTGGTTTTTTGGGTACATCAGCTGCCACTCCTATAGTGTCAGGAGTAACCGCTTTAATGCTTTCGGCCAAGCCTACCTTGAATGCCTTAGAAGTAAAAGCCATGATCAAAGAAACCGCAGATAAGATAAACGTAGGCATAACAGGCGCTGGAGCCTGGAAAGATAGCAAAGGTGCTTTGGTTTCCAATTTTTCTGATGGTGCCAGTACTACTTTACAAACTGCAGCTTCTCGAGGAGCTTTGTCTATAGAGATAGTCAGCGGAGTCGGGTTTGATGCAAAACATGCGATCAGCATAGGCAGTAGCTCCAATGTGATTGAACGTGTTGCAGGCAATGTTATTTTTTTGCAGTACCCATTGTGGGTAGCGCAGCCAGCGGGAGTAGCAGTAAGAGAAAAAAGAATACCAGCCCATAGCGATTATTATGGTGCAGGTAGAGTAAATGCCCAAAAAGCTGTCCAGGCAGCTCTCTCTTATAACCATGCCTGGCGAAAGATAAAAATTAGAGATAGCCTGACCACAGGTGAGCCTATCAACAGTCCTGATGTATGGCTTAGGCCTGTGACCGATCCGGTGGTTACTACTCAACCTTTGGAGTCTGGCATTCCTTTGCATCAACAGCCTAGAGTAAATGAAGAGCAATTGGTCTATGTGAGAGTAATCAATGAGGGAAATCGTTTGCCTTCGTTGAAAGGGCTTACTGTTCGTTGCTTGATGGCTTTTACCAATGATGTAAATGTCAACTTGCCTTTTCCAGAAAAATGGATTTATCAACAAGATCGGGCAACAGGAGAAAATATTATTTTGTTGGATATGAAGGAGCTAGAGCTTGAAATCCCTGCCAACAATGCTGTGAATCCTGCTAATAGGACAACATGGAATGAACATATTGTCACCCTAAACTGGAACCCAACCCAGCAAAGACTTAATAACCAGGGTAATCTCGAAAATAATCCTGCTGTTTTCTCAAAAATAAACCCTCAAAACCTCCACGCCTATTTGTTGGTACACATTGCCCCGTTTGATGGCCCTGACAATGAAGTGAGCCTGACCAATATAGCCCAAAACAAGCAACTGACTTATAAGCCAATTGTTCCCTTCTATGCCCAGTTTAGAGACGATACTAATTTACATTTACAAAAGCCCCACCCTATAGAGGTCCCATTAGACGGGCGCACCGTAAGCGAGGCGTTCAAGGTGCAAGTATTTGGGGTACGCCAAAACCAATTGACCAATACTTACCTGCGCTTTACTTTAATAAAGGCTGATGGTACGCCCAACGAGGTGGTCGATTTTAAAGATGAAGGAGGCATTTGGGGGTATGCCCCCAACGGGGTACCTGCTTGGTTTGCTGCCCAGGCTCCAGTAGTTACCAATGTACACATGGCCGAGTATCGCAATGTATCGTTTGAGTGTGGGTTGCTGGTCAACAAACAGCACTCTCGGGTAACAGTAGAGGTAATACAAGAGCCCTCTGCAGGTAACGTTATTGTAGCCACCCAAGAGTTTCAGTTGGGCATGCCTGCCCATTTACCTCAGGGCATCCAACAAAGCAAAACACAAGTATTGCATACTTTTACCGATTTTTCTACCCTTACCGCCCAAACTGCGGCTCAAGCCTATGGTCCCATAATGGGCAGCCCAACGACCCATTTCAATACGGCTGCCCTGTTTGGTTCTACCCAAGCACAAAAGGCCTATGCAGTCACGGGTGGCATTGCCTTTATTCAGGAAGTAGCCGGCACACAAAAGGTAAACCTGGTACTGAAGCCAGACGAACAGCCTATACACAATGGGGTGGTGGTCAAATACTTTGTGTATCGTGGGCTTCGAAGAAATGCTTTTTTGGCTTCCAACGGTAGTCTATTGCCAGCAAACCAAGTAAGCGACAATGAGCTGCTGAAAAGAATGTGGCAGGTAAAAAATGAATGGAACCAACAAGAGCAAGAGAGAAAACAGGCATTGAGCCCTCCTCAAACCCACACCACCCAAGGATTGGTCAGAGAAGACATAGGGTTGGCTACCGAGGCGACGAATCAATTGCCCGCCAGCGAGAGCATAGACAAGGTATTTGCCGAGCATACGTTTCAGCCTATAGTAGAGGGGTGGTCTATAGGTGAGTTTGATGTATCAGGAGATTTTGGCTTTGAGGTAATGATAGACTACCCGGGGCATACGCATACCTTGGCTGAGGTGAGAGCACTCACCCATGTGGTGCAAGCCAACACTTTGACAAACAGCGAGATTGCTACCGATACATTGGGCGAGTTTGATACATTGTATGCCAGAGAAAAGGTGTTGGGGTATATCGACCCGGCAGCTTACTATGGTTTATTTTATCAAAACAAGCTCAAAAACCATGTGGGAGATGCGGTTGTTGTGATTCAGTCGGGTGACATCAAAACCTTGGTAATTGATAAGTTTTTTACCAAAGATAGCCTGTATTTGGACATTAGAAACGAATTGGGCAGCTCGCTCAATTTGTATACTACCTACAAAGGCACAGGGAGCAACTACCCTCAAATACAACTGAACGGAGCAAGCATGCCTTATGAATACCACGGCTGGCCTATAGTAAGGGTGCCAATTATAGGTAATGCGCCTACCGAGCTAGGTTGCCAATTGCCAATAGGCAACAATAGCCACCCTATTTTGCACTTGGTATCGGGGGCATATCAAACCAGTGGCAATGCCTCGTCTACTACTGCCCGCCTTCAGTTTAAGTTACTTGCTTCAGCAACAGGTGCCAATACTACCCAAGAGTTTTTGTTGCAGGCACCCAAGCAAGGAAATCATATTTTCCCCTTTTACTTCAGAATAACTTACAGCAAACGGTACTCAACGCCCGATGCCATTGATGCTGTGATAAACCAAGGGGCAATGAATAAAATAGCCAGGTATGATGCCATCTTTCCTTTTGGCCAAATACCCCTATACCCAGTGCCCAATGCTACCGTCTGGAATAGCTCCAGTTATTTAAAATATTTGGGCTTGACCTCGCTTTCTTCTGAAGGGCAAGATTTTAACCTACAGTTGGGAGCAGCCCAAGACACCATCGGAGAAACTGTGTACGGCGTGGTTAAGTTGCCCAGCGAAGTTGGCGGAGTAGACGCCTACAATACCTTTACCTACCCATTGGGTTTGGAAGGAGGCAAAAACAATCAACCTACTATTTTGCATCACCTAACATCGTTGAATGTGCTGGCTGCGGTAACCACCGAAACAGATGTGGGGCTTGCTGGAGTACAGTTATTAAAGCTGGGTGTGCCCACAGGCAATGCCAGCCTGCAGGCCACTATGGCAAATTTTTACTCAGTGTCTTATACCACCGCAGAAGCCAATGCCTTGAGGGCGGCAGCAGAAGTATTTGTAACAGGCTACCCCGTGTATTTTATGTTTCAGGAGGGAACCTATGGCACAGAAGTGACAAACAAGTTTAAATTGGCACTGCAGGGAATAGTAAAAAGCACTGAAGGAGTATACCAAACTCAGGTAGTGGCTCCTGATACTGATATATGGTGTTATGCTTTCAAAGAGAACAGTAAAAACTTCTTTACCAATGCATACGCCACGGCTTATGGACAACTTTAG
- a CDS encoding leucine-rich repeat domain-containing protein: MNPLNERFLNPLYRFKFFACVLFCVMAQISVGYGQYYKRFSSVEDALATQVKSSRRIKAMVLYGDNVTNLSPRISELKYLRDLIIKCKNLKTLPENFGELNLSFLRIKSDSLIALPKSISKIKNLSYLVLNVNSLTRLPKGIGKLQKLQRLEIRSNNLRVLPKSIGKLQKLDTLRLQAHGLRALPKSIGKLQNLKKLILRADALKKLPKSIGRLPNLEQLVLQANRLTTLPKNLSQLPKLKKMTLIVRSLHTLPKSIGNFPELEMLELEVNSLVALTPGIGQFKRLKYLKIVNGRFATLPQSIGDLQNLEMLFLLNVPLTTLPEGIGNLKKLRRLQILKSKLTTLPEAIGNLKNLRELLFRYRYKPSGESLRYREGGRNGQLATLPESIGKLQNLVLLNLSHNQLTQLPKSIGNLQNLEYMDLSYNRLITFPDSFSKLSRLGSLYSNHNQLTSLPKSIGALKGLMYLQLRYNQLKALPESFYKLDLMNLFIAHNKFSQEELKAIKERASPGATDF, from the coding sequence ATGAACCCTTTGAATGAACGTTTTCTAAACCCTTTGTATAGATTCAAGTTTTTTGCTTGTGTGTTGTTTTGTGTAATGGCTCAAATATCGGTTGGGTATGGGCAATATTATAAAAGGTTTTCTTCAGTAGAAGATGCCCTCGCTACCCAAGTTAAATCTTCTCGTCGTATAAAAGCCATGGTGTTATATGGTGATAATGTAACAAATTTGTCTCCACGAATAAGCGAGCTTAAATACTTAAGAGACCTTATAATAAAATGTAAAAACCTAAAGACATTACCGGAGAATTTTGGAGAGCTTAACCTGTCTTTTTTGAGAATAAAATCGGATAGCCTTATTGCTTTGCCCAAAAGCATAAGTAAAATTAAGAATTTATCTTACCTTGTGTTAAATGTAAATAGTTTAACGAGATTACCAAAAGGGATAGGCAAACTTCAAAAGTTGCAAAGGCTAGAAATAAGGTCTAATAACCTTCGTGTCTTGCCTAAAAGTATAGGCAAACTTCAAAAATTAGACACACTGAGGTTACAAGCCCATGGTCTTCGTGCTTTGCCCAAAAGCATAGGCAAACTTCAAAATTTAAAAAAACTCATCTTAAGGGCAGATGCTTTGAAAAAATTACCCAAAAGCATAGGCAGGCTCCCAAACTTAGAGCAACTGGTATTACAGGCAAACAGGTTGACTACTTTGCCCAAAAACCTGAGCCAACTGCCCAAGCTAAAAAAAATGACATTAATAGTACGTAGCCTTCATACTTTGCCTAAAAGCATTGGCAACTTTCCTGAGTTGGAAATGTTAGAGTTAGAGGTAAATAGTTTGGTAGCATTGACCCCAGGCATAGGGCAGTTTAAACGCCTAAAGTATTTAAAAATTGTCAATGGACGGTTTGCCACCCTTCCCCAAAGCATAGGAGACTTGCAGAACCTTGAGATGTTATTTTTGTTGAATGTACCACTAACCACCTTGCCCGAGGGCATTGGCAACCTAAAAAAGCTTAGAAGGCTTCAAATATTAAAAAGTAAATTAACTACTTTGCCCGAAGCCATTGGCAACTTGAAAAACCTAAGAGAATTGTTGTTTCGGTACAGGTACAAGCCAAGTGGCGAGTCGTTGAGGTATCGTGAGGGAGGTAGAAATGGTCAACTAGCCACGCTTCCTGAGAGCATTGGAAAGCTTCAAAATCTTGTTCTCTTGAATTTGTCTCACAATCAATTGACACAACTTCCCAAGAGCATTGGCAACCTTCAAAACCTTGAATATATGGATTTGTCTTACAACAGATTGATAACATTTCCAGATAGCTTCAGCAAACTATCTCGTCTAGGGTCTTTATACTCAAATCATAACCAATTGACAAGTTTACCAAAATCAATTGGAGCGCTCAAGGGGCTAATGTATTTACAACTGCGTTACAACCAATTAAAGGCATTGCCCGAAAGTTTTTACAAACTTGATTTGATGAACTTATTCATCGCCCATAATAAGTTCTCACAGGAGGAACTAAAAGCCATTAAGGAACGTGCTTCTCCTGGGGCAACTGATTTTTAA
- a CDS encoding leucine-rich repeat domain-containing protein: MKPLNERFLSAFDRFKLFACVLLCFSWQASAGQAKAFFSWQDALVHSSSGLKSMVLRNDSLTVLSSRIAEFKSLKRLTIECKQLKELPEEIGELENLEILTLSGSKLTSLPKSIGKLKKLKILDLNRGKLISLPKEIGNLTNLYKLRVGLNQLVELPKEIGQLKNLISLTLNGNQLVELPQEIGSLGKLALLYLGGNKLECLPKSIGNLRELESLHLGYNNLKGLPDEIQQLTNLGWLYLENNQLTALPAGIGGLKKLKKMGLQDNRLRKLPKEIGQLGNLQELNLKNNRLRRLPEEIDQLTSLREFDLENNRLRNLPEEIGQLANLQKLYLEHNRFSKAKQRKIRQWLPKCRIPF, encoded by the coding sequence ATGAAACCCTTGAATGAACGTTTTCTAAGCGCTTTTGATAGATTTAAGCTTTTTGCTTGTGTGTTGTTGTGTTTTTCGTGGCAAGCCTCCGCAGGGCAGGCAAAGGCCTTTTTTTCCTGGCAAGATGCCCTGGTTCATTCTTCTTCGGGGCTCAAAAGCATGGTATTGAGAAACGATTCATTGACTGTTTTATCTTCACGCATTGCAGAGTTTAAAAGCTTAAAACGCCTTACGATTGAGTGTAAGCAACTCAAGGAATTGCCTGAGGAGATCGGTGAGCTTGAAAATTTAGAGATTTTAACATTATCAGGGAGTAAACTTACCTCTCTTCCCAAGAGCATAGGCAAGCTTAAAAAATTGAAAATATTGGATTTAAACAGAGGAAAGCTCATATCTCTTCCCAAGGAGATAGGGAACCTTACAAATTTATATAAACTTCGTGTGGGGCTTAATCAACTAGTGGAGCTACCCAAGGAGATAGGTCAGCTTAAAAATTTAATTTCTTTAACATTAAATGGTAATCAACTGGTAGAGTTACCCCAAGAGATAGGGAGCTTAGGGAAGCTGGCATTATTGTATTTGGGGGGCAACAAACTTGAATGTTTGCCCAAAAGTATAGGGAATTTAAGAGAACTAGAGTCATTGCATTTGGGGTATAACAACCTAAAGGGCTTGCCTGATGAAATTCAACAACTGACCAATTTGGGCTGGTTATATTTAGAAAACAACCAATTAACTGCTTTGCCCGCTGGTATTGGTGGGTTGAAGAAACTGAAAAAAATGGGTTTACAGGACAATCGTTTGAGAAAATTGCCCAAGGAAATAGGTCAACTTGGCAATTTGCAAGAGCTTAACCTAAAGAATAATCGTTTGAGAAGGCTTCCTGAAGAAATAGACCAGCTTACCAGTTTGCGAGAGTTTGACCTGGAGAATAACCGTTTGAGAAACCTACCCGAAGAAATAGGCCAACTTGCCAACTTGCAAAAATTGTATTTAGAGCATAATCGCTTTTCTAAAGCCAAGCAGCGAAAGATTAGGCAATGGTTGCCCAAATGTAGGATACCCTTTTAA
- a CDS encoding leucine-rich repeat domain-containing protein: MNPLNERFLNPLYRFKFFACVLFCVMAQISVGYGQYYKRFSSVEDALATQAKSSRPIETMVLYGDNVINLSPRISELKDLRGLIIKCKNLKTLPKNFGELNLYSLRIKSDSLIALPKSISKLKNLYRLELNANSLTRLPKGIGKLQKLQRLKIGSNSLRALPKSIGKLQNLKKLILRVDALKKLPKSIGKLQNLKKLILRADALKKLPKSIGKLQNLKKLILRADALKKLPKSIGKLQNLKKLILRADALKKLPKSIGRLPNLEQLVLQVNRLTTLPKSLSQLPKLKKMTLIAHHLRTLPKSIGNFPELEMLELEVNNLVALTPGIGQFKQLKYLKIVNGQFATLPQSIGDLQNLEMLFLLNVPLTTLPKGIGNLKKLRRLQILKSKLTTLPEAIDNLQNLVLLNLSYNQLTRLPESIGNLQNLGNLNLSHNQLTQFPESLSKLSGLGTLNANHNQLTSLPKSIGALKGLVYLQLRYNQLKTLPKSFYKLDLINLYIAHNKFSQEALKAIKEFLPPGATDY; this comes from the coding sequence ATGAACCCTTTGAATGAACGTTTTCTAAACCCTTTGTATAGATTCAAGTTTTTTGCTTGTGTGTTGTTTTGTGTAATGGCTCAAATATCGGTTGGGTATGGGCAATATTATAAAAGGTTTTCTTCAGTAGAAGATGCCCTCGCTACCCAAGCTAAATCCTCTCGACCTATAGAAACCATGGTGTTATATGGTGATAATGTAATAAATTTGTCTCCACGAATAAGCGAACTTAAAGACTTGAGAGGCCTTATAATAAAATGTAAAAACCTAAAGACATTACCGAAGAATTTTGGAGAGCTTAACCTGTATTCTTTGAGAATAAAATCGGATAGCCTTATTGCTTTGCCCAAAAGCATAAGCAAACTTAAGAATTTATATCGCCTTGAGTTAAATGCAAATAGTTTAACGAGATTGCCTAAAGGGATAGGTAAACTTCAAAAGTTGCAAAGGCTAAAAATAGGGTCCAATAGCCTTCGTGCCTTGCCTAAAAGTATAGGTAAACTTCAAAATTTAAAAAAGCTCATCCTAAGGGTAGATGCTTTGAAGAAATTACCCAAAAGCATAGGTAAACTTCAAAATTTAAAAAAACTCATCCTAAGGGCAGATGCTTTGAAAAAATTACCCAAAAGCATAGGTAAACTTCAAAATTTAAAAAAACTCATCCTAAGGGCAGATGCTTTGAAAAAATTACCCAAAAGCATAGGTAAACTTCAAAATTTAAAAAAACTCATCCTAAGGGCAGATGCTTTGAAAAAATTACCCAAAAGCATAGGCAGGCTTCCAAACTTAGAGCAGCTGGTATTACAGGTAAACAGGTTAACCACTTTACCCAAAAGCCTGAGCCAACTCCCCAAGCTAAAAAAAATGACATTAATAGCACATCACCTTCGTACTTTGCCTAAAAGCATTGGCAACTTTCCTGAGTTGGAAATGTTAGAGTTAGAGGTAAATAATTTGGTAGCATTGACCCCAGGCATAGGGCAGTTTAAACAGCTAAAGTATTTAAAAATTGTCAATGGACAGTTTGCCACCCTTCCCCAAAGCATAGGAGACTTGCAGAACCTCGAAATGTTATTTTTGTTGAATGTGCCACTCACCACCTTGCCCAAGGGCATTGGCAACCTAAAAAAGCTGAGAAGGCTTCAAATATTGAAAAGTAAATTAACTACTTTGCCTGAAGCCATTGACAACCTTCAAAACCTCGTTCTCTTGAATTTGTCTTACAATCAATTGACACGGCTTCCTGAAAGCATTGGCAACCTTCAGAACCTTGGTAATTTAAATTTATCGCACAATCAATTGACACAGTTTCCTGAAAGTTTGAGTAAATTAAGTGGTTTAGGCACTTTGAACGCAAATCATAACCAATTGACAAGTTTACCAAAATCAATTGGAGCGCTCAAGGGGCTGGTGTATTTACAGTTGCGTTACAACCAATTAAAGACATTGCCCAAAAGTTTTTACAAACTTGATTTGATAAACTTATACATCGCCCATAATAAGTTCTCACAGGAGGCGCTAAAAGCCATTAAGGAGTTCTTACCACCTGGTGCAACAGATTATTGA